From a single Dromaius novaehollandiae isolate bDroNov1 chromosome 13, bDroNov1.hap1, whole genome shotgun sequence genomic region:
- the CCDC102A gene encoding coiled-coil domain-containing protein 102A isoform X1 has product MRAAAAAPSQPAAMSQSAGSRLADSPQLSKSSLLTILGSPHPERASLAESVPATPPSGTPSPGPPQLPLLGAACLEGDWESREELRLRELEEARARAAQMEKTMRWWSDCTANWREKWSKVRAERNKAREEVRQLRHKLETLTKELTGLKRERQEVLNENEQLGKEVARLKGEEEKEKEMDNRVASEKESEAAPEQEPVRDVGSDKPAKNKEFELMENILKSKQDGSECWEQRSAVSVRTSFTRQERNRLLWEDMSVIEEDATKVTALKLRLDESQKVLLKEREDKLALSKNIEKLEGELSQWKIKYEELNKNKQEVMKQLNILKEIHQDELGRISEDLEDELGARSSMDKKLAELRTEMERLQAENAAEWGKRERLETEKLNLERENKKLRAQIEDLEEVLARKRRQTASALDTDLKTIQAELFEKNKELADLKHVHTKLKKQYQEKMAELAHANRRVEQHEGEVKKLRLRVEELKKELAQAEDELDEAHNQTRKLQRSLDEQTEQSENFQVQLEHLQSRLRRQQNAPLFGKMRSARFGPDDPGDGTSDPDEDEDLQIQVP; this is encoded by the exons atgcgcgccgccgcggccgcccccagCCAGCCCGCCGCCATGAGCCAGAGCGCCGGCTCGCGCCTCGCCGACTCGCCGCAGCTCTCCAAGAGCTCCCTGCTCACCATCCTGGGCAGCCCGCACCCCGAGCGCGCCAGCCTGGCCGAGTCGGTGCCCGCGACGCCGCCGAGCGGCACGCCGTCGCCCGGCCCCCCGCAGCTGCCCCTGCTGGGCGCCGCCTGCCTCGAGGGCGACTGGGAGAGCCGCGAGGAGCTGCGGCTGCGCGAGCTGGAGGAGGCGCGGGCCCGGGCGGCCCAGATGGAGAAGACCATGCGCTGGTGGTCGGACTGCACGGCCAACTGGCGGGAGAAGTGGAGCAAGGTGCGGGCCGAGCGCAACAAGGCGCGCGAGGAGGTGCGCCAGCTGCGGCACAAGCTGGAGACGCTCACCAAGGAGCTGACGGGCCTCAAGcgagagcggcaggaggtgctcaACGAGAACGAGCAGCTGGGCAAGGAGGTGGCGCGCCTCAAGGgcgaggaggagaaggagaaggagatggACAACCGGGTGGCCTCCGAGAAGGAGAGCGAGGCCGCCCCCGAGCAGGAGCCCGTGCGAGACGTGGGCTCCGACAAGCCGGCCAAAAACAAG GAGTTTGAGCTGATGGAAAACATCCTGAAGAGCAAACAGGACGGGTCCGAGTGCTGGGAGCAGCGGAGCGCCGTGAGCGTGCGGACCTCCTTCACCCGCCAGGAGAGGAACCGCCTGCTCTGGGAGGACATGAGCGTCATTGAGGAGGACGCCACCAAAGTGACCGCCCTGAAGCTGAGGCTGGACGAGTCCCAGAAAGTGCTGCTCAAGGAGCGGGA GGACAAGCTGGCGCTCAGCAAGAACATCGAGAAGCTGGAGGGCGAGCTCAGCCAGTGGAAAATCAAGTACGAGGAGCTGAACAAGAACAAGCAGGAGGTGATGAAGCAG CTGAACATCCTGAAGGAGATCCACCAGGACGAGCTGGGACGCATCTCAGAGGACCTGGAAGATGAGCTGGGCGCTCGCTCCAGCATGGACAAGAAGCTGGCTGAGCTGCGCACGGAG ATGGAGCGGCTGCAGGCGGAGAACGCGGCCGAGTGGGGCAAGCGGGAGCGCCTGGAGACCGAGAAGCTCAACCTGGAGCGGGAGAACAAGAAGCTGCGGGCGCAGATCGAGGACCTGGAGGAGGTGCTGGCTCGGAAGCGGCGCCAGACAGCCAGCGCCCTGGACACCGACCTCAAAACCATCCAGGCCGAGCTCTTTGAGAAGAACAAG GAGCTGGCTGACCTGAAGCACGTGCACACGAAGCTGAAGAAGCAGTACCAGGAGAAGATGGCTGAGCTGGCCCACGCCAACCGCCGCGTGGAGCAGCACGAAGGCGAGGTGAAGAAACTGCGCCTGAGAGTGGAGGAGCTGAAGAAGGAGTTGGCCCAAGCTGAGGATGAG CTGGACGAGGCCCACAACCAGACGCGGAAGCTGCAGCGGTCGCTGGACGAGCAGACGGAGCAGAGCGAGAACTTCCAGGTGCAGCTGGAGCACCTGCAGTCCCG GCTGCGGCGGCAGCAGAACGCCCCGCTCTTCGGGAAGATGCGCAGCGCCCGCTTCGGCCCCGACGACCCCGGAGACGGCACCAGCGACCCGGACGAGGACGAGGACCTGCAGATCCAGGTTCCCtag
- the CCDC102A gene encoding coiled-coil domain-containing protein 102A isoform X2 — translation MRAAAAAPSQPAAMSQSAGSRLADSPQLSKSSLLTILGSPHPERASLAESVPATPPSGTPSPGPPQLPLLGAACLEGDWESREELRLRELEEARARAAQMEKTMRWWSDCTANWREKWSKVRAERNKAREEVRQLRHKLETLTKELTGLKRERQEVLNENEQLGKEVARLKGEEEKEKEMDNRVASEKESEAAPEQEPVRDVGSDKPAKNKEFELMENILKSKQDGSECWEQRSAVSVRTSFTRQERNRLLWEDMSVIEEDATKVTALKLRLDESQKVLLKEREDKLALSKNIEKLEGELSQWKIKYEELNKNKQEVMKQLNILKEIHQDELGRISEDLEDELGARSSMDKKLAELRTEMERLQAENAAEWGKRERLETEKLNLERENKKLRAQIEDLEEVLARKRRQTASALDTDLKTIQAELFEKNKELADLKHVHTKLKKQYQEKMAELAHANRRVEQHEGEVKKLRLRVEELKKELAQAEDESRHRSALRSRIPAWSRLN, via the exons atgcgcgccgccgcggccgcccccagCCAGCCCGCCGCCATGAGCCAGAGCGCCGGCTCGCGCCTCGCCGACTCGCCGCAGCTCTCCAAGAGCTCCCTGCTCACCATCCTGGGCAGCCCGCACCCCGAGCGCGCCAGCCTGGCCGAGTCGGTGCCCGCGACGCCGCCGAGCGGCACGCCGTCGCCCGGCCCCCCGCAGCTGCCCCTGCTGGGCGCCGCCTGCCTCGAGGGCGACTGGGAGAGCCGCGAGGAGCTGCGGCTGCGCGAGCTGGAGGAGGCGCGGGCCCGGGCGGCCCAGATGGAGAAGACCATGCGCTGGTGGTCGGACTGCACGGCCAACTGGCGGGAGAAGTGGAGCAAGGTGCGGGCCGAGCGCAACAAGGCGCGCGAGGAGGTGCGCCAGCTGCGGCACAAGCTGGAGACGCTCACCAAGGAGCTGACGGGCCTCAAGcgagagcggcaggaggtgctcaACGAGAACGAGCAGCTGGGCAAGGAGGTGGCGCGCCTCAAGGgcgaggaggagaaggagaaggagatggACAACCGGGTGGCCTCCGAGAAGGAGAGCGAGGCCGCCCCCGAGCAGGAGCCCGTGCGAGACGTGGGCTCCGACAAGCCGGCCAAAAACAAG GAGTTTGAGCTGATGGAAAACATCCTGAAGAGCAAACAGGACGGGTCCGAGTGCTGGGAGCAGCGGAGCGCCGTGAGCGTGCGGACCTCCTTCACCCGCCAGGAGAGGAACCGCCTGCTCTGGGAGGACATGAGCGTCATTGAGGAGGACGCCACCAAAGTGACCGCCCTGAAGCTGAGGCTGGACGAGTCCCAGAAAGTGCTGCTCAAGGAGCGGGA GGACAAGCTGGCGCTCAGCAAGAACATCGAGAAGCTGGAGGGCGAGCTCAGCCAGTGGAAAATCAAGTACGAGGAGCTGAACAAGAACAAGCAGGAGGTGATGAAGCAG CTGAACATCCTGAAGGAGATCCACCAGGACGAGCTGGGACGCATCTCAGAGGACCTGGAAGATGAGCTGGGCGCTCGCTCCAGCATGGACAAGAAGCTGGCTGAGCTGCGCACGGAG ATGGAGCGGCTGCAGGCGGAGAACGCGGCCGAGTGGGGCAAGCGGGAGCGCCTGGAGACCGAGAAGCTCAACCTGGAGCGGGAGAACAAGAAGCTGCGGGCGCAGATCGAGGACCTGGAGGAGGTGCTGGCTCGGAAGCGGCGCCAGACAGCCAGCGCCCTGGACACCGACCTCAAAACCATCCAGGCCGAGCTCTTTGAGAAGAACAAG GAGCTGGCTGACCTGAAGCACGTGCACACGAAGCTGAAGAAGCAGTACCAGGAGAAGATGGCTGAGCTGGCCCACGCCAACCGCCGCGTGGAGCAGCACGAAGGCGAGGTGAAGAAACTGCGCCTGAGAGTGGAGGAGCTGAAGAAGGAGTTGGCCCAAGCTGAGGATGAG AGCCGTCACCGCAGCGCTCTGAGAAGTAGGATCCCAGCCTGGAGCAGGCTGAACTGA